A region of Methylibium petroleiphilum PM1 DNA encodes the following proteins:
- a CDS encoding DUF7673 family protein: MPAPTSRVELEEAGFEALQRLYQVALGDAGQCRFIARFLLGLYNGTRFPFDLTDLRAIDEALFEDCMTVLRMDARLCRQEIHLYFTNGGAKFEQLVRDWNVRDVAKLAATGDGSPRPGPERGVLRHEDDVSARLVSYGNSPGYRDATLTLDCEAIGDNRDAVGTVRLSIHLQHPSTVDVLQHLQHVHAFAWRDWPRRAPLDAKDGEQRPAWLDRPSASLA; the protein is encoded by the coding sequence ATGCCCGCACCAACATCGCGCGTCGAGCTCGAGGAAGCCGGCTTCGAGGCCCTGCAGCGCCTGTACCAGGTCGCCCTCGGCGACGCCGGCCAGTGCCGATTCATCGCGCGCTTCCTGCTCGGCCTGTACAACGGCACCCGCTTCCCGTTCGACCTGACGGACCTGCGCGCGATCGACGAGGCGCTGTTCGAGGACTGCATGACCGTCCTTCGCATGGACGCCCGGCTGTGCCGCCAGGAGATCCACCTGTACTTCACCAACGGCGGCGCCAAGTTCGAGCAGCTGGTCCGCGACTGGAACGTGCGCGACGTGGCCAAGCTGGCCGCCACCGGCGACGGATCGCCGCGGCCGGGCCCGGAGCGCGGCGTGCTGCGACACGAGGACGACGTCAGCGCCAGGCTGGTCAGCTACGGCAACTCGCCCGGCTACCGGGACGCCACGCTGACGCTTGACTGCGAGGCGATCGGCGACAACCGGGATGCCGTCGGGACCGTCCGACTGAGCATCCACCTGCAGCATCCGTCGACCGTCGATGTGCTCCAGCACCTCCAGCACGTGCACGCGTTCGCCTGGCGCGACTGGCCGCGGCGCGCGCCGCTGGACGCCAAGGATGGCGAGCAGCGTCCGGCCTGGCTGGACCGCCCGAGTGCTTCTCTCGCATGA
- a CDS encoding ATP-binding protein: protein MKSRFLATMSHEIRTPLNGVVGAAELLQKNGLSEREKAQMVSLLTQSSRALMALINDILDWSKLDVGKVMIERHPINLRALVFESNELFAAQAANKDIELTSSCNPDVPRTLHGDPTRIRQIVNNLVSNAVKFTERGGVHIHLSIDGIDPSERHQEGDPRTVRIEVSDTGIGISPEKLGKLFKAFSQGDVSVTRNFGGTGLGLVISQELANLMGGRIEVSSTPGVGSVFTALLPMIATDQVASTGVPRARPDIILAATNVGLRRHIRSLLSDLRIDPTTVGHIPDESELSECRLLLVDAPMLAGITNLSACLDRHSAAGRRVAVLTPLNCDAVVGVLPEAVLLYKPVRLTSIRALVDAVDGVSTSTGEQRTGSDGAQSTPPLRGLRVLIAEDNQVNQVVFQAMLAQAEADCSIARNGQEALDALAEHKFDVVLMDVQMPVLDGISAVRELRARESSNPGSGRTTVVAMTANTEPQDIAQCRSAGMDDFLPKPFSIGQLTSVLARHAHRSPAAAGQALATGAAASTLK, encoded by the coding sequence ATGAAGAGCAGGTTCCTCGCCACGATGAGCCACGAGATCCGAACGCCGCTGAATGGCGTTGTCGGTGCAGCTGAGCTGCTGCAGAAGAATGGCTTGAGCGAACGCGAGAAGGCGCAGATGGTGTCTCTGCTCACCCAGAGCTCCCGGGCTTTGATGGCGCTGATCAACGACATCCTGGACTGGTCGAAGCTCGACGTCGGGAAGGTCATGATCGAGCGGCACCCGATCAACCTGCGCGCCCTGGTCTTCGAGTCCAACGAGCTCTTCGCGGCACAGGCGGCCAACAAGGACATCGAGTTGACCTCGAGCTGCAATCCTGACGTGCCTCGCACGTTGCATGGAGACCCGACGCGGATTCGGCAGATCGTCAACAACCTGGTCAGCAACGCCGTCAAGTTCACCGAGCGCGGCGGTGTGCACATCCACCTGTCAATCGACGGCATCGACCCGAGCGAACGGCATCAGGAAGGCGACCCGCGTACGGTGCGCATCGAGGTGTCCGACACCGGCATCGGCATCTCGCCAGAAAAGCTCGGCAAGCTGTTCAAGGCATTCAGTCAAGGCGATGTCTCGGTGACGCGCAACTTCGGCGGTACCGGGCTGGGCCTCGTGATCAGCCAGGAGCTGGCCAACCTGATGGGCGGCCGCATCGAGGTCTCCAGCACCCCGGGCGTGGGTAGCGTCTTTACCGCCTTGCTGCCGATGATCGCGACGGATCAGGTCGCGTCTACCGGCGTGCCTCGAGCTCGCCCCGACATTATTCTCGCCGCCACCAACGTGGGCTTGCGGCGGCACATCCGGTCGCTTCTCAGCGACTTGCGCATCGACCCAACGACGGTGGGACACATCCCAGACGAGTCGGAACTGTCGGAATGTCGCTTGTTGCTGGTCGACGCGCCCATGTTGGCTGGCATCACCAACCTGTCGGCGTGCCTGGATCGCCATTCCGCAGCCGGCCGTCGAGTCGCAGTCCTCACGCCGCTGAATTGCGACGCCGTCGTTGGCGTTCTTCCCGAAGCAGTTCTCCTGTACAAGCCCGTTCGACTGACCAGCATTCGCGCGTTGGTCGATGCCGTCGACGGCGTCTCCACCAGCACTGGCGAACAACGAACCGGCTCCGATGGAGCGCAATCGACGCCGCCGCTTCGAGGCTTGCGCGTACTGATCGCGGAGGACAACCAGGTCAACCAGGTTGTGTTCCAGGCAATGCTCGCCCAGGCAGAGGCCGACTGCAGCATTGCTCGCAATGGCCAGGAGGCCCTCGACGCGCTGGCGGAGCACAAGTTCGATGTCGTGCTGATGGATGTCCAGATGCCTGTGCTCGACGGGATTTCTGCCGTGCGAGAGTTGCGCGCGCGCGAGTCCTCGAACCCAGGCTCCGGTCGCACGACCGTGGTGGCCATGACCGCCAACACGGAGCCGCAAGACATTGCCCAGTGCCGCAGCGCCGGAATGGACGACTTCCTACCCAAGCCGTTCTCCATCGGCCAGCTGACGTCCGTGCTCGCGCGCCACGCCCATCGCTCGCCCGCTGCCGCTGGCCAGGCGCTGGCCACAGGCGCGGCGGCGTCGACTTTGAAGTGA